From the Plectropomus leopardus isolate mb unplaced genomic scaffold, YSFRI_Pleo_2.0 unplaced_scaffold11743, whole genome shotgun sequence genome, the window ACTTGGAGATGCACAACCGCAACTTGGAGGCGGAAGCGGCGGCTCTGCGGCAAAGCCAGGCCGGACGCGCCACGGTCGGGGAGCACTACGAGCGAGAGCTGGTCGACCTGAGGGgtctcctgcagcagctgaccGGGGAGAAGGCCCGTGCGGCTCTAGAGCACGAGCACCTGGAGGAGGACATCCAGCACCTGCGGGTCAGGCTGGAGGATGAGGCGCGAAACCGGGAGGAGTTGGAGGCTGCTGCGCGCACCATGAAGAAGTACGTTGAGGAGTGCCGGCTGGCGAGGATGGAGCTGGACAAGAAGCTCAGCGCGCTGGAGGAGGAGGCCGCTTTTCTGAAGAAGAACCACGAGGAAGAGGTGGCCGAGCTCCTCGAGCAGATTCAAGGCGCCCAGGTGAGCTTTGACATGCGAGACACGCTCAAGGTGGACGTCACCGGCGCCTTGCGAGAGATCCGCGCGCAGCTGGACGGTCACGCAACCAAGTCCTCAACGCACGCGGAGGAATGGTTTAAAGGTGAGTTgggtcaaaaagaaaaagttacttttttaaaaaaagaaaaaagaaacttccACCTGCAGCACCGTGCTTGTTctctgtccgtggtgctgaagtCTAAAGTCGCATCCCTGTGATTTAGCTTCACATTTGAATCCTGCAGCTTCATTGTAGCCTAATTGTGATGCATACGGTTATTTAATAAggttatttaaccatttgaaacccgATGAACTAGGCTTAAAGcacaaaaattacctgaaaattagctttaaaaaagagacaaagaccatttaaaaaagtgcataagaaattctaataatatttttacaataattttctaaatcctctatttttttgcactttgtgcAACATGTCataccaagtttctcattgacttttttccccataattttgaaagaaatcaattagctcagagttcaaagattaaaacacttgtgaaaagcatctgaaataTGAAAAGTGatattgctccaggtttcaaagggttaaggtgaTTGAGCAGCGGCTTGCAGAATGGTGCTCGACTAATCACGGTTGCAAAAAAGTCGCTTTCTTTTGTTATATGAGACCTGAAACAATTAAGCACACTGATTTAGTCATCTTTGCAGATTAACAGACCCTGCATTTATATACTTTTTCTCACCAGCCTCACAGACCGCTACTTAAGCCTAACAGACGGCATTTAAAAGGCCTAAATGATTACAGGCAAATTAAGTAAATCAAGGCAGATATCATTCatataaaatgcacaaagatTGAAATAATACGACCTCCAGTTTAAATGTGGGTGTGTTAGGATGGGTGCTCTCTGTGGGTGCATCGCTGCCGcagaataataatttttactTAAGTCAGGCACTGCAGGATGGAGATGGCATACAGAGAGGAGACTATGATTCATTTGCACTCactgtgggtgtgtttttgctttggccCCATggtgcactgtgtgtgtctcttacCTTGAACCTGAACCTCTACAATAAAacagtcaaggtcactgtttgTGGAAGGCAGACAATCCAAATTATGCATCATCACTCTAACATTCATCCTTACTGAAGTCGTGATTCAACCAAGGACCTGGAAGTAAGCTATACATAAAGATAAGGCCAAGTGAGAATCCTCTATTATACTCCAAGATGCAACATCAAATCCACATGACCTTTGTAATGTCGTGCAAATACACAGTCAACACCATCAAAGGCCAAAAAGGGTTTTATCTGAGCTGCATGTTTCAGAACTTAATGATCCATAGATTGACCTGGTCTGTACATACATGCTGACTTGATATAACCAATGAAAGGTGCAAACTATATGACCTTCCCTGTGTGGTGTCCAGCTGACTGCAGCAGTGTGGCTCATTCATGcttggaggagggagggagctgAGTCAGACTCCTGACTGACAGATGGACACTGTCAAGGTTACTCAGGCTGCCAGCAGAGTGTCTCTTAGGACAGGTCAAATGTCTCAGGGTCaagataaacaaagaaaaaccaaacaatgcATCTTCTTGGATAGACTAAGAATGCTGAATTTCAAAAGGTCACgttaagctgtttttggatatAAGCCAGACAATATGACACAGCAAATGCAATTCCTAAATGCATTCTTTTGTGTGCAATTTCCGCAGTGCGTATGGAGCGTCTGTCCGAAGCTGCTCGGTCCAACCAGAATGCAATTCGTGGAAGCCAGGAGGAGATCGCAGAGTACCGCCGTCAGCTCCAGAGCCGCACTATTGAACTGGAGACTCTTCGGGGAACCAAGGAGTCACTGGAGAGGCAGCGTATAGAGTGTGAAGACAGACACCATGATGACCTCAACTCACTACAGGCATGAAATCCACACACACCTCTcatttacaggaaaaaacacaattattgcACATGTCCTTTAATACCATCTGCATAATATTTGACCTGTAAAgcagcatgttttcattttgcaggAGACCATCAATCAGCTGGACAATGAGCTGAAAACCACCAAATGGGAGATGGCCAGCCAGCTGAAGGACTA encodes:
- the LOC121963574 gene encoding neurofilament heavy polypeptide-like; the encoded protein is MSFTVDHHLFGPTSYRKARPASVSSSGFHSQRRRLTYSQPSTADSLDTFNGDMTRRNEKEILQTLNDRFAGYIDKVRNLEMHNRNLEAEAAALRQSQAGRATVGEHYERELVDLRGLLQQLTGEKARAALEHEHLEEDIQHLRVRLEDEARNREELEAAARTMKKYVEECRLARMELDKKLSALEEEAAFLKKNHEEEVAELLEQIQGAQVSFDMRDTLKVDVTGALREIRAQLDGHATKSSTHAEEWFKVRMERLSEAARSNQNAIRGSQEEIAEYRRQLQSRTIELETLRGTKESLERQRIECEDRHHDDLNSLQETINQLDNELKTTKWEMASQLKDYQELLNVKMALDIEIAAYRKLLEGEENRFVSGGGPYSYFEGRISSHLKVKGEEISDTVIVEEQTDETQVTEVTEEADEEEEEGEKEEEEGEE